ATATAGCCTGATACTTCAAAGAGCTTTGGAGCCAGCAGTATGTCTGGTACATatctttcagtttttttatgaaataatttttatgaaatcaaTAGTTTATGTAACTTCAAAAATATGACTATGATTATATTgtatctgaaaaatttaaactttagaaTGCAGTTTTTTTAGAGAATTTCATCAAATTATTCTTACAGATTatttatcatttgtaaaaatgagTTTGCAAGTGAAATTGCTCTAATatggaacattttttaattaattgaacgtaaaaatgatatttttagatacttttaaCTCTCCATCTAcaatttgaatcttttttagcaaaagtaaaattttactcccaaatttttcgcaaatttcaatttttattaaataaaggttTCAACATttgagtttaaaaattttttgataatgtaatagaaatcttgaaaaatatttctgaatatttctagaatttttGAAAGCCTAGAATAGTAACAAAAATTTgaactgaataaaaaaaactagATTTACTAGGAGTAAAAATACAGGTAaaagcaataaatatatttgcaaaccatattttgtaaatatagaaCGCATATGAGCATCATGTAGAGTTGGTGTAAATTACCAGAACCCTAAAACACAAAAACGTGTTATAGATTTTGCATGGCagcaaaaaaaaactatgaCATTGTATTAACATCACTTAAAGCAGATTCATTTCTTCCTATTGATTTTCAGaagattaaaatatctaaaagaaATACGTGATAGGGCAATTTTATTTGCAGATTTGTTTCTAACAAATCTGTAAGAATCAGTTGATTCTGTTTGTGATCTAAATTCTGCATCCagcagtattattaattattgtatctttagatttttattttatttcagcaaGAGTTTCCTAATTTTCAAGTCGATGTCTATGCGACAGTCATCGATAACGGGGGATCCGCGCTAGCCGCAGCGATAATGGCTGCTAGTTTAGCTTTGGCAAACGCCGGAGTACCAATGTTTGGTTTAGTTACTGCATCCACCGTTGTAAGTAAACAATTGTgagaattttgataaaataatgatgATATATGACAACAAATTTTATGTTGTTCTCAACAGGGTATATGCGATCAGACGTATCTAGTGGATCCAACGGATACAGAAGAAGCTTTTTGTTCTATAAAGACTGCACAGGGCACGGCGGATAATCATGGTATTATCGTGCAAGCCGCACTTCCGCAGCATGGCCAGATTTCTGAAATGTTTGTGATGGGCAGCATGGACATGAATGTTATAGAACATTCTATGGATCTTTTGAATGAGATTCACAAGGATATATGTCCCTTACTAGAGCAATGTCTCGTAAAAACTGTATTCAGGACCTTTTGCCCCAGTAAC
The window above is part of the Solenopsis invicta isolate M01_SB chromosome 8, UNIL_Sinv_3.0, whole genome shotgun sequence genome. Proteins encoded here:
- the LOC105197612 gene encoding exosome complex component MTR3, translating into MLLPPWFHDFHVPRHVYGCCRCCCKYAMPVDQKRINGPEASTPYDIYIHSEVKDKGLQPNAPKRHDGRSHNEFRNIFLKTGIVSQAKGSAYIEIGNTKIICSVFDPREIPNKTGYCVQGELFCEFKFAPFSHRKRKLHQQDAEEKEYSLILQRALEPAVCLQEFPNFQVDVYATVIDNGGSALAAAIMAASLALANAGVPMFGLVTASTVGICDQTYLVDPTDTEEAFCSIKTAQGTADNHGIIVQAALPQHGQISEMFVMGSMDMNVIEHSMDLLNEIHKDICPLLEQCLVKTVFRTFCPSNKKTDNK